The Alicyclobacillus macrosporangiidus CPP55 genome segment GGTGGATGACGTGCGGCACATCGGAGAAGTTGGTCAAGAGGACCTGAATCTCACCTGTGTAATCGCTGTCGATCACGCCGACGCCGTTGGGCAACCCGATGCCGTGCCGCCACGCCAAGCCGCTGCGCGCGTACACCAGGCCGACCACCCCCGCGTGGGGGAACTGCAGCGCGATGCCGGTTGGCACCCGCACTCGAGCGCCGGGGGCCAGGGACAGGGGTTCCCGGATGCAGGCGTGCAGGTCCATCCCCGCCGCCCCCGCCGTGGCGTAACGGGGCACGTAGTCCGGGCGGAACTCGTCGGAGACCACCCGGTACAGAACCGTCAACACCTCCGCCTCCGCGCTCACGGATCCGGCCGCTCCAGGGGAAACCCGGATCTCCGCCGAATGGGGTGGCGTCCGCTTCATTGAAACCGCTCCAATTCCTCGCCGTCCACGGGCCCCACCGCGGCGATGGCGAATTTCTGCTGCAGGATGTCCCGCGCTACCTGCCGCACGTCGTCCACCGTGACGCCGGTGATCCCTGCCAGCGTTTCATCCAGGGTGACCTCCCGTCCGAGCAAAAGCTCGTTTTTGCCGAGCCGGCTCATGCGGCTGCTCGTGCTCTCGAGGCTCAGCATCATCGAGCCTTTCACCTGCTCCTTGCCCTTGCGCAGTTCCTCTTCGGTCAAGCCGTCTTCCGCCAACTGGGCGCAGATGCCACGCACCAGCGCCAGCACCTCCGCCACTGTCTCCGGCGACGTCCCGGCATATACCCCGAACATGCCGCAGTCCCGATAGGCGGAGTGAAACGAGAAGACCGAATAAGCGAGCCCTCTCTCTTCGCGGATCTCCTGGAACAGACGAGAACTCGGGGAATTCCCGAGCGCGTTGTTGAGCAACACCAGGGCGTACAGACGCGGATCGCCGACCGGCAGGCCCGAGACCGCCAGGCACACGTGCACCTGCTCCGTGTCCTTCCGGCGCACGTGGACCTCCCGTGCGAAGCCCGGCACCGCGAGCCCCGGCTGATCACCGCGGGGTGCGGTCGGGAACGCCTGCCCGAAGTGGCGTTCCACCGTCTCCACCGCCCGCTGCTCCGGCACGTTTCCGGCGACAGCGACGACGATGTTGTCCGGCGTGTAGTGGGCCCCCACGTACCGCTGAATGTCTGCGCGCGAAAAGGACAAGAGGTTCTCTTCGCGGCCGAGGATGGTGTATCCCAACGGATGGGAACCGTAGACCCCGGAAGCGAGCACGTCCATCACCAGTTCGTCCGGGGTATCCTCGTACATCCGGATCTCCTCGATGACGACCTTTTTCTCTTTCTCCATCTCCTCCGGCGCGAACTGCGAGTGCAGGAGCATATCCGCCAGCGTGTCGACCGCCGTCTCGAAGTGTTCGTCGAGCACCTTGGCATAAAA includes the following:
- the dut gene encoding dUTP diphosphatase: MKRTPPHSAEIRVSPGAAGSVSAEAEVLTVLYRVVSDEFRPDYVPRYATAGAAGMDLHACIREPLSLAPGARVRVPTGIALQFPHAGVVGLVYARSGLAWRHGIGLPNGVGVIDSDYTGEIQVLLTNFSDVPHVIHPGDRIAQIVFAPVYIARLQEVDAFAPTARGERGFGSTGV
- a CDS encoding M16 family metallopeptidase, whose product is MAYKTRLTNGIRVVGEEIPTMRSVSIGLWIGTGSRYENPKNNGISHFLEHLLFKGTERYSARELAEVFDGIGGQVNAFTSKEYTCFYAKVLDEHFETAVDTLADMLLHSQFAPEEMEKEKKVVIEEIRMYEDTPDELVMDVLASGVYGSHPLGYTILGREENLLSFSRADIQRYVGAHYTPDNIVVAVAGNVPEQRAVETVERHFGQAFPTAPRGDQPGLAVPGFAREVHVRRKDTEQVHVCLAVSGLPVGDPRLYALVLLNNALGNSPSSRLFQEIREERGLAYSVFSFHSAYRDCGMFGVYAGTSPETVAEVLALVRGICAQLAEDGLTEEELRKGKEQVKGSMMLSLESTSSRMSRLGKNELLLGREVTLDETLAGITGVTVDDVRQVARDILQQKFAIAAVGPVDGEELERFQ